In Paracoccus aminophilus JCM 7686, a single window of DNA contains:
- a CDS encoding DMT family transporter, whose protein sequence is MKTTLSLWVGIPVFNTLAQVFVKLAAEHSVQIEATGWAWVAQAAAQPWMLAAAVVEIACFFLWMHVLAEVDLGRAFPLTAVSYVLIVLSSWFWFLEPASALQIIGSALILGGVYLIGTASEDEAPEPERQS, encoded by the coding sequence ATGAAAACCACGCTCTCGCTTTGGGTCGGCATTCCGGTCTTCAACACGCTGGCGCAGGTCTTCGTCAAGCTTGCCGCCGAGCATTCCGTCCAGATCGAGGCCACCGGCTGGGCTTGGGTCGCGCAGGCCGCCGCGCAGCCTTGGATGCTGGCCGCCGCGGTGGTCGAGATTGCGTGCTTCTTTCTCTGGATGCATGTTTTGGCCGAGGTCGATCTTGGCCGCGCCTTTCCGCTGACCGCGGTCAGCTATGTGCTGATCGTCCTGAGCAGCTGGTTCTGGTTTCTCGAACCGGCGAGCGCGTTGCAGATCATCGGCAGCGCGCTGATTTTGGGCGGGGTCTATCTGATCGGCACCGCCAGCGAGGACGAAGCGCCCGAGCCCGAGCGTCAAAGCTAA
- a CDS encoding ABC transporter ATP-binding protein, with product MLSLRLAGIEVRFPGLDTPALSLPDLAIAAGERVAIAGPSGSGKSTLVNVLTGLERPTAGQVLWNGTDLAALPEAARDRWRGANVGLIMQDFHLFPGLSALENVLLPARLARVADRAAVARAGDLLAATGLKRPQQKVETMSRGEMQRVAVARALLRQPGVIVADEPTASLDPVNGAAIGALLIGLAEDTGATLIVVSHDPGLIARLPRRLFLAGGQLSQDQIAEPA from the coding sequence ATGCTGTCGCTTCGTCTGGCGGGGATCGAGGTCCGCTTCCCCGGTCTCGACACGCCCGCTTTGTCGCTTCCGGACCTTGCGATTGCCGCAGGTGAACGTGTCGCGATTGCCGGGCCTTCGGGCTCGGGCAAATCGACGCTGGTCAATGTGCTGACCGGGCTTGAGCGGCCGACGGCGGGGCAGGTTCTGTGGAACGGCACCGATCTCGCCGCCTTGCCCGAGGCTGCGCGTGACCGCTGGCGCGGCGCGAATGTCGGGCTGATCATGCAGGATTTCCACCTCTTTCCCGGGCTTTCCGCGCTCGAAAACGTGCTCTTGCCCGCCCGCCTTGCCCGCGTCGCGGACCGTGCCGCCGTGGCGCGCGCGGGCGATTTGCTGGCCGCGACCGGGCTCAAGCGTCCGCAGCAGAAGGTTGAAACCATGTCGCGCGGCGAGATGCAGCGCGTGGCGGTGGCCCGCGCCCTGCTGCGCCAGCCCGGCGTGATCGTTGCCGACGAGCCGACCGCGAGCCTCGATCCGGTCAATGGCGCGGCGATCGGCGCGCTGCTGATCGGGCTGGCCGAAGACACCGGCGCGACGCTGATCGTCGTCTCCCATGACCCCGGGCTGATCGCGCGCCTGCCGCGCCGCTTGTTCCTCGCGGGCGGCCAACTCAGCCAAGACCAGATCGCGGAGCCCGCCTGA
- a CDS encoding alkaline phosphatase: MRTIFAALAASTMLVGTAGAAEIYPLDRATILASSPFDFKVELDAVHGEGDISVLVNGKPYAEVFGKPADYIAEEKGKDDKVLGSALILRDLALAAPGSYKVDVKAGDETKSVTWEVYGTAEIAKAKNVIFILGDGMSVAHRTAARIMSKGMTEGKANGRLAMDDLDHMAFIGTSSTHSIATDSANTMSAYMTGHKSRVNALGVYADRTPASLDDPRVETIGEALRRTTKKSIGVVSTAEVEDATPAAVVSHTRKRGDKAEIVGMFYDVQPEVLLGGGSAYFLKSDVPGSKRKDDKDYIQLFKDAGYTLATTKTELDAAAGTNTGKMLGLFHTGNMDTWLDRNQLKKGTVEKFPDQPGLVDMTNAALTQLSKNPDGFFLMVEGASIDKMSHPMDWDRAVVETIELDHAVAVARDFAAKHPDTLVVVTGDHTHGVSLIGTIDTEKPGTDMREKVGVYDDAGFPDYADTNGDGYPDSVDVKRPLAIFSSNFPDYYETWGPKLDGPFVPAIQDANGNYVANEAYKDVPGAVLRTGNLPRENDTAVHAVDDIVLQATGPGAEAFKGYMEQSDVYRVLADAFALGKVQK; the protein is encoded by the coding sequence ATGCGCACCATTTTCGCCGCTCTTGCGGCCAGCACCATGCTTGTCGGCACCGCCGGCGCCGCCGAGATCTATCCGCTCGACCGGGCGACCATCCTTGCCAGCTCGCCCTTCGACTTCAAGGTCGAACTGGATGCGGTTCACGGCGAGGGCGATATTTCGGTTCTGGTGAACGGCAAGCCCTATGCCGAGGTTTTCGGCAAGCCCGCCGATTATATCGCCGAGGAAAAAGGCAAGGATGACAAGGTTCTGGGCTCGGCCCTGATCCTGCGCGACCTCGCTCTGGCTGCACCGGGCAGCTATAAGGTCGATGTCAAAGCCGGGGACGAGACCAAATCCGTGACCTGGGAGGTCTATGGCACTGCCGAGATCGCCAAGGCCAAGAATGTGATCTTCATTCTGGGCGACGGCATGTCGGTCGCGCATCGCACCGCGGCGCGGATCATGTCCAAGGGCATGACCGAGGGCAAGGCGAACGGTCGTCTGGCGATGGACGATCTCGACCATATGGCCTTCATCGGCACCTCCTCGACCCATTCGATCGCCACCGATTCGGCCAATACGATGTCGGCCTATATGACCGGCCACAAAAGCCGCGTGAACGCGCTTGGCGTCTATGCCGACCGCACGCCCGCAAGCCTTGACGATCCGCGCGTCGAGACCATCGGCGAGGCTCTGCGCCGCACCACCAAGAAATCCATCGGCGTCGTCTCGACCGCCGAGGTCGAGGATGCTACCCCGGCGGCGGTCGTCTCGCACACCCGCAAGCGCGGCGACAAGGCCGAGATCGTCGGCATGTTCTACGATGTCCAGCCCGAGGTCCTTCTGGGCGGCGGCTCGGCCTATTTCCTGAAATCGGACGTGCCCGGCTCGAAGCGTAAGGATGACAAGGATTACATCCAGCTCTTCAAGGATGCGGGCTATACGCTGGCGACGACCAAGACCGAGCTTGACGCGGCGGCTGGCACCAACACCGGCAAGATGCTGGGCCTGTTCCACACCGGCAACATGGACACCTGGCTCGACCGCAACCAGCTGAAAAAGGGCACGGTCGAGAAATTCCCCGATCAGCCCGGTCTCGTCGACATGACCAATGCCGCGCTGACGCAGCTTTCGAAGAACCCCGATGGCTTCTTCCTGATGGTCGAAGGCGCCTCGATCGACAAGATGTCGCATCCGATGGACTGGGACCGCGCCGTGGTCGAGACGATCGAGCTCGATCACGCCGTGGCCGTTGCCCGCGACTTCGCCGCGAAACATCCCGACACGCTGGTCGTGGTGACGGGCGATCACACCCATGGCGTGTCGCTGATCGGTACGATCGACACCGAAAAGCCGGGCACCGACATGCGCGAGAAGGTCGGCGTCTATGACGATGCGGGCTTCCCCGATTACGCCGACACGAATGGCGACGGCTATCCCGACAGCGTCGATGTGAAGCGCCCGCTGGCGATCTTCTCGTCGAACTTCCCGGATTACTATGAAACCTGGGGTCCGAAGCTTGACGGTCCCTTCGTTCCGGCGATCCAGGACGCGAATGGCAATTACGTCGCCAACGAGGCTTACAAGGATGTTCCCGGCGCGGTTCTGCGCACCGGCAACCTGCCGCGCGAAAACGACACCGCCGTTCATGCCGTCGATGATATCGTGCTGCAAGCGACCGGCCCCGGCGCCGAAGCCTTCAAGGGCTATATGGAGCAGTCGGACGTCTACCGCGTGCTGGCCGATGCCTTTGCTCTGGGCAAAGTGCAGAAGTAA
- a CDS encoding peptidogalycan biosysnthesis protein, which translates to MFDATAARSSHMPQTRAVEIRIHRSIAEIAAPDWDACFPGNPEGHAYLLATERAGIEGFGWRYLTAQEGGRIIAAMPAFLTDYALETTVDNPRLRGIVARIRKSWRRFLVLKLACLGSPCTETGRPGFHPLLDEARRPTLMAQLIAAFEAMAKAEGCALRGLKDMPETELPALRPVIDAAGYAALPGLATAWLDIDFDSEDDYLAQLSARTRKDMRRKLKSRAQVSVEHVTDLAPVLDRYMALYNATRDRSDWQFEALTADYFTAILRDMPGRSFCTLYRVEGRLLAANFFVANEDVLIDKFFCMDAEEGRAYNLYYLSWFNNIAYCLEHGIARYQSGQAYYDNKLRLGSQLTANFMFFRHRNPILQRVLRWVSPLFAIEESAEKSE; encoded by the coding sequence ATGTTTGACGCAACCGCCGCCCGCTCCAGCCACATGCCCCAGACGCGGGCGGTCGAGATCCGCATCCACCGCTCGATTGCCGAGATCGCCGCGCCCGATTGGGACGCCTGTTTTCCCGGCAATCCCGAAGGCCATGCCTATCTTCTGGCGACCGAGCGCGCCGGGATCGAGGGCTTTGGCTGGCGCTATCTGACCGCGCAGGAGGGCGGGCGGATCATTGCCGCCATGCCCGCTTTCCTGACCGATTATGCGCTGGAAACCACGGTGGACAATCCGCGCCTGCGCGGCATCGTCGCCCGTATTCGCAAAAGCTGGCGGCGGTTTCTGGTCCTCAAGCTCGCCTGCCTCGGCTCGCCCTGCACCGAGACCGGGCGGCCGGGCTTTCACCCGCTGCTGGATGAGGCCCGCCGCCCCACGCTGATGGCCCAACTGATCGCGGCGTTCGAGGCGATGGCCAAGGCCGAGGGCTGCGCGCTGCGCGGGCTCAAGGACATGCCCGAAACCGAGCTGCCCGCCCTACGCCCGGTGATCGACGCGGCGGGCTATGCCGCGTTGCCCGGTCTGGCGACGGCCTGGCTCGACATCGATTTCGACAGCGAGGACGATTATCTCGCCCAGCTCTCCGCGCGCACCCGCAAGGATATGCGGCGCAAGCTGAAATCGCGCGCGCAGGTTTCAGTGGAGCATGTCACCGATCTCGCCCCGGTTCTGGACCGCTACATGGCGCTCTACAATGCCACGCGCGACCGCAGCGATTGGCAGTTCGAGGCGCTGACGGCGGATTATTTCACCGCCATTCTCCGCGATATGCCGGGGCGCAGCTTCTGCACGCTTTACCGCGTCGAGGGGCGCCTCTTGGCCGCGAATTTCTTTGTCGCGAATGAGGATGTGCTGATCGACAAATTCTTCTGCATGGATGCCGAAGAGGGGCGCGCCTACAATCTTTACTACCTCAGCTGGTTCAACAATATCGCCTATTGTCTCGAGCATGGCATTGCGCGCTATCAAAGCGGGCAGGCCTATTACGACAACAAGCTGCGGCTGGGCAGCCAGCTGACCGCGAATTTCATGTTCTTCCGCCACCGCAATCCGATCCTCCAGCGGGTGCTGCGCTGGGTCTCGCCGCTGTTCGCGATCGAGGAATCGGCGGAGAAAAGCGAATGA